Proteins co-encoded in one Lacerta agilis isolate rLacAgi1 chromosome 6, rLacAgi1.pri, whole genome shotgun sequence genomic window:
- the LOC117048981 gene encoding retinol dehydrogenase 10-like: MSVLVDFLILTAKVFGYIIHALLRWVKKPAEKRVTNEICLITGAASPTGIGRFFALEFARRGATLVLWDIDTEGNENAAREVRKLGAKAYIYTCDVSRKEEVYSVAEYVRKDVGDVTILVNNAGIVAGKPILQCPDELLERTMKTNCHAHFWTVKAFLPQMIKSNHGHIVTVAGSFGLFATGCLEGYCASKFAVVGFHEALSHELKAQRVSGVKTTLLCPYFTDTGMFHGCRIRQELEGLLSPLRPDHFVKSAMHKTLQNQHMICIPRMLYLVAILKNLLPWDVQVLIQKLLGLDKCIPQKAK, translated from the exons ATGTCTGTGCTTGTAGACTTTCTTATACTTACAGCTAAAGTATTTGGCTACATCATCCATGCTCTGCTTCGGTGGGTAAAGAAACCAGCAGAGAAAAGAGTCACTAATGAAATCTGCTTGATAACAGGTGCAGCCAGCCCAACTGGCATTGGGAGGTTTTTTGCATTGGAATTTGCCCGACGAGGAGCAACACTTGTTCTGTGGGATATAGACACCGAAGGCAATGAAAATGCAGCCAGGGAAGTCCGCAAGCTGGGAGCGAAGGCTTACATTTATACTTGTGATGTGAGCCGGAAGGAAGAAGTCTATAGTGTTGCCGAGTATGTGAGAAAGGACGTGGGCGATGTCACAATCTTGGTCAACAATGCTGGCATTGTAGCTGGAAAGCCCATCTTACAATGTCCTGACGAACTGCTGGAAAGAACCATGAAGACTAACTGCCATGCTCACTTTTGG ACAGTCAAGGCTTTTCTTCCACAGATGATCAAGAGCAATCATGGCCACATTGTGACAGTCGCAGGATCATTTGGACTTTTTGCCACAGGTTGTCTGGAG GGCTACTGTGCTAGCAAGTTTGCCGTGGTTGGATTCCATGAAGCTCTTAGCCATGAGCTGAAAGCCCAAAGAGTCAGTGGTGTGAAGACTACCCTCCTTTGTCCATATTTCACAGACACTGGCATGTTTCATGGCTGTAGAATCAG gcAAGAACTGGAAGGCCTACTTTCTCCCTTAAGGCCAGACCATTTTGTGAAATCAGCAATGCACAAAACGCTTCAGAATCAGCACATGATCTGCATCCCCAGAATGCTGTACCTTGTGgccattttaaaaaa tctccttccttgggatGTTCAAGTTCTTATTCAAAAACTCCTGGGACTGGACAAATGTATTCCACAAAAAGCTAAATAA